One genomic region from Brachionichthys hirsutus isolate HB-005 chromosome 24, CSIRO-AGI_Bhir_v1, whole genome shotgun sequence encodes:
- the LOC137912173 gene encoding radixin-like translates to MPKPINVRVTTMDAELEFAIQPNTTGKQLFDQVVKTVGLREVWFFGLQYVDSKGYVTWLKLDKKVTQQDVKKENPLQFKFRAKFFPEDVSDELIQEVTQRLFFLQMKEAILNDENYCPPETAVLLASYSVQAKYGDYSKDVHKPGFLTHDRLLPQRVLEQHKLTKEQWEDRIQTWHEEHRGMLREDSMMEHLKIAQDLEMYGVNYFEIKNKKGTQLWLGVDALGLNIYEHGDKLTPKIGFPWSEIRNISFNDKKFVIKPIDKKAPDFVFYAPRLRINKRILALCMGNHELYMRRRKPDTIEVQQMKAQAREEKHHKQLERAQLENEKKKRDHAEKEKERIEREKDELVERLRRIEEQTTRAQKELEEETRLARELEQEKRRAREAAERLAKEREAAEEARAELAQQAADQQLIQEQLASELVEFTARIALLEEAKRKTDDEAVEWQQKALSAQNDLEKAKVELNTATVAAPAPPYEHDEQDESHAEASAELSNEGVSQLDLRSEEARVTEAQKNERVKQQLQTLSSELAEARDDSKKTQNDVLHAENVKAGRDKYKTLRQIRQGNTKQRIDEFESM, encoded by the exons ATGCCCAAACCA ATCAACGTCCGCGTGACCACCATGGATGCAGAGCTGGAGTTCGCCATCCAGCCTAATACCACAGGAAAGCAGCTCTTTGACCAG GTGGTGAAGACGGTGGGCCTGCGGGAGGTCTGGTTCTTCGGCCTCCAGTATGTGGACAGTAAAGGCTACGTCACCTGGCTCAAACTCGACAAGAAG GTGACTCAGCAGGATGTGAAGAAAGAGAACCCTTTACAGTTCAAGTTCAGAGCCAAGTTCTTCCCCGAGGATGTCTCGGACGAACTGATCCAAGAGGTCACCCAGAGACTCTTTTTCCTGCAG ATGAAGGAGGCCATCCTGAACGATGAGAATTACTGCCCCCCGGAGACGGCGGTGCTCTTAGCCTCGTATTCTGTCCAGGCCAAGTACGGAGACTACAGCAAAGACGTGCACAAGCCTGGCTTCCTCACCCACGACCGGCTGCTGCCGCAGAG AGTTCTCGAGCAGCACAAGCTGACCAAGGAGCAGTGGGAGGACAGGATACAGACCTGGCATGAAGAGCACAGAGGAATGCTCAG AGAAGACTCTATGATGGAACATCTTAAAATCGCCCAGGACCTGGAGATGTACGGCGTCAACTACTTTGAGATCAAAAACAAGAAGGGCACACAGCTGTGGCTGGGCGTGGATGCCCTCGGTCTCAACATCTACGAACACGGCGACAA ATTGACGCCGAAGATCGGCTTCCCCTGGAGTGAGATTCGAAACATCTCGTTCAATGACAAGAAGTTCGTCATCAAACCGATTGATAAGAAAGCACCT GACTTTGTGTTCTACGCCCCACGGCTACGCATCAACAAGCGCATCTTGGCGTTGTGCATGGGGAACCACGAGTTgtacatgaggaggaggaagcctgACACCATCGAGGTGCAGCAGATGAAGGCTCAAGCCCGGGAGGAGAAGCACCACAAACAGCTGGAGAG GGCTCAACtggagaatgagaagaaaaagcGTGACCAcgcagagaaggagaaggaaaggaTCGAGCGAGAGAAAGACGAACTCGTCGAAAGGCTGAGACGGATTGAAGAGCAGACGACGAGAGCTCAGAAAG AGCTTGAGGAGGAGACGCGCCTCGCCagggagctggagcaggagaagaggagagcaaGGGAGGCGGCCGAGAGGCTGGCGAAGGAGAGGGAGGCTGCCGAGGAGGCCCGAGCGGAACTGGCCCAGCAGGCTGCGGACCAGCAGCTGATCCAGGAACAGCTG GCGTCTGAGCTCGTCGAGTTCACGGCCAGGATCGCTCTCCTCGAAGAAGCCAAGAGGAAGACAGACGACGAGGCCGTGGAGTGGCAGCAGAAG GCCCTGTCGGCCCAGAATGACCTGGAGAAGGCCAAGGTGGAGCTGAACACGGCGACGGTGGCGGCGCCGGCGCCTCCGTACGAGCACGACGAGCAGGACGAGAGCCACGCCGAGGCCAGCGCCGAGCTCTCCAACGAGGGCGTGAGCCAGCTCGACCTCCGCAGCGAGGAGGCTCGCGTGACCGAAGCCCAGAAGAACGAGAGGGTCAAAcaacagctgcag ACGTTGAGCTCGGAATTGGCCGAGGCCAGAGACGACTCCAAGAAGACGCAGAACGACGTCCTCCACGCCGAGAACGTGAAGGCCGGCCGAGACAAATACAAGACGCTGCGGCAGATCCGCCAGGGAAACACGAAGCAGCGCATTGACGAGTTCGAATCCATGTGA